Proteins from a single region of Hordeum vulgare subsp. vulgare chromosome 6H, MorexV3_pseudomolecules_assembly, whole genome shotgun sequence:
- the LOC123405290 gene encoding uncharacterized protein LOC123405290 isoform X3 yields the protein MADGEGAGESCWPTPATADSGHGGGGGGVLLSDVRREIYDRLRAVGNQEALADPFFNRVLEDNYQRLPPSHYIDLDVSMEARDPPQLPF from the exons ATGGCCGACGGGGAGGGCGCGGGCGAGAGCTGCTGGCCGACCCCCGCCACCGCCGACTCcggccacggcggcggcggcggcggggtgctgcTGTCCGACGTCAGGAGGGAGATCTACGACCGCCTGCGGGCCGTCGGCAACCAGGAGGCGCTCGCCGACCCCTTCTTCAACCGCGTGCTCGAGGACAACTACCAACGCCTCCCGCCAAG CCACTACATCGACCTCGACGTGAGCATGGAAGCCAGGGATCCCCCACAATTACCGTTTTGA
- the LOC123405290 gene encoding uncharacterized protein LOC123405290 isoform X1 gives MADGEGAGESCWPTPATADSGHGGGGGGVLLSDVRREIYDRLRAVGNQEALADPFFNRVLEDNYQRLPPRSVLSAHPPSTPAFSPHQHLSLCLSVCVRAHRGCNHYIDLDVSMEARDPPQLPF, from the coding sequence ATGGCCGACGGGGAGGGCGCGGGCGAGAGCTGCTGGCCGACCCCCGCCACCGCCGACTCcggccacggcggcggcggcggcggggtgctgcTGTCCGACGTCAGGAGGGAGATCTACGACCGCCTGCGGGCCGTCGGCAACCAGGAGGCGCTCGCCGACCCCTTCTTCAACCGCGTGCTCGAGGACAACTACCAACGCCTCCCGCCAAGGTCCGTCCTTTCCGCCCACCCCCCGTCCACGCCCGCGTTTTCACCTCACCAACACCTCTCTCTCTGTTTGTCTGTCTGTGTCCGCGCCCACCGGGGATGCAACCACTACATCGACCTCGACGTGAGCATGGAAGCCAGGGATCCCCCACAATTACCGTTTTGA